From Zhongshania aliphaticivorans, one genomic window encodes:
- a CDS encoding tyrosine-type recombinase/integrase has protein sequence MADIRKRTGKKGTTYQVRYPTSATKSGYAFKSFNTMKEARAFIESGAAKHSYSAARTDIQTIEQAVKKWLDICKNEGRDGRDPVTTFTLKVYDYRADIINSYEWPKPLQELQGPDIIEFRSWLLANYSRDQAKKALSSFQSVMKEMVTRGYLSSNPAIGIAVRGASRYDDPIVIPSLKDIQSLLAAADRLANSKNRHIARTWERYRPILYVAADTGMRPQEYLALSQNSIHENGVDVQRAIECGGYKISVTKTKAARRFIDLSPHVYEMLSHYRDNKSIENKYDLLFPTSTGRWILPDHWRKRGFYAACKEAGLMDEKEEDGDTLLKARYKPYDLRHFFASMLIDKKMNLKRIQRLMGHEDITTTLNVYGHLIEKAEDDGSEKTGMLSMIPSN, from the coding sequence ATGGCCGACATAAGAAAAAGAACTGGTAAAAAAGGGACAACCTACCAAGTTAGATACCCCACAAGCGCAACAAAATCTGGATATGCGTTTAAGTCGTTCAATACAATGAAAGAAGCCCGTGCATTTATCGAAAGCGGTGCAGCAAAACATTCCTATAGTGCAGCCCGTACCGATATACAGACCATTGAGCAAGCAGTAAAAAAGTGGCTCGACATATGCAAAAATGAAGGTCGTGACGGTCGCGATCCAGTCACCACTTTCACCCTAAAGGTTTATGATTATCGCGCTGATATAATCAACTCATATGAATGGCCCAAACCGCTTCAAGAACTACAAGGCCCGGATATCATCGAATTTCGCTCGTGGCTGCTTGCGAATTACAGCAGAGACCAGGCAAAAAAAGCTCTATCCTCCTTTCAAAGTGTAATGAAAGAGATGGTCACCAGGGGCTATCTATCAAGCAACCCCGCTATTGGAATTGCAGTCAGAGGAGCGTCACGTTATGACGACCCGATAGTCATTCCCTCACTAAAAGACATTCAATCACTTCTTGCTGCGGCAGACAGGCTTGCCAACTCAAAAAACCGACATATAGCGCGGACATGGGAGAGGTATCGCCCAATACTTTATGTTGCGGCAGATACTGGAATGCGCCCGCAAGAATACTTGGCGCTTTCTCAAAATAGTATCCACGAAAATGGCGTAGACGTGCAGCGGGCTATCGAATGCGGCGGTTACAAAATATCAGTGACGAAGACAAAAGCAGCGCGACGTTTTATTGATCTGAGCCCACATGTTTACGAAATGCTTTCCCATTACAGAGACAACAAATCGATTGAGAACAAATATGACCTACTCTTTCCAACTTCAACTGGTCGATGGATATTGCCAGACCACTGGCGGAAAAGAGGATTCTATGCCGCGTGCAAAGAAGCCGGGCTAATGGACGAAAAAGAAGAGGATGGCGACACCCTTCTAAAGGCACGCTACAAACCATACGATTTGCGCCACTTCTTCGCCTCGATGCTGATTGATAAAAAAATGAATCTTAAACGCATCCAGAGGCTTATGGGGCACGAAGACATCACCACCACATTGAATGTCTATGGCCACCTCATCGAGAAAGCAGAAGATGACGGAAGCGAGAAAACGGGAATGCTTTCGATGATCCCGTCGAATTGA
- a CDS encoding AAA family ATPase, with amino-acid sequence MKNLQLKSMLLVSHREKKARKIEFDPDITVVQGENDTGKSSVIKSIPYAFGANPHKRHPKWTNADILILIRFSLDGKDYSIYRHRNSFSLFDSDDLEIGTYSSITNELAPELAKLFDFNLKLSDREGVPITPPPAYLMLPFYIDQDKGWVENWSSFTNLSQFSHWKQRVTGYHFGLRPDKWYELEAKRKNLENDKEEPLRQIKSIQSVKDKAYKDVSRVDFNIDAEQFRCEINQLLDRCEILKGNENSYRQKISEYKTEKIRLEAQIEIVVRTHDELSEDYKFSTQLNDETIGCPTCGANYSNSFSERFDIAQDTETCSDLLASLRDDLRDIEKKIDDTESLFAQTKETREQINSLLSQKKGEVKLKDLIDLEGKKALITHLENEEGEYRAVVTDYDERIQSTTDEMKKYDDPERRKAILSQYEENLRRNTSKLGVHSLSDNVFTNINASIEESGSDLPRAILAYFFTALSAIEKNGNATFFPIIIDAPNQQEQDPKNLQRILEFVRDNRPQGRQLIIGLVEDANIDFGGKVLLFDKKYSVLNEDDYGPVSNEIRQFEAANLAVE; translated from the coding sequence ATGAAAAACTTGCAGTTAAAAAGCATGCTACTCGTATCGCATCGAGAAAAGAAAGCAAGGAAGATAGAGTTCGATCCGGACATAACAGTGGTCCAAGGTGAAAATGACACCGGAAAATCTTCTGTAATAAAATCCATTCCCTATGCTTTTGGGGCTAATCCGCACAAAAGACACCCCAAATGGACGAATGCCGACATCCTCATATTGATCAGATTCTCTCTCGATGGAAAAGACTACTCGATATACAGGCACCGAAATTCATTTTCCCTGTTTGATTCCGATGATCTTGAAATCGGCACTTACTCAAGCATTACCAACGAGCTTGCGCCGGAGCTGGCAAAGCTGTTCGATTTCAATCTAAAGCTCTCCGACAGAGAAGGCGTTCCTATAACTCCTCCGCCCGCCTATCTCATGCTTCCATTCTATATCGATCAGGATAAAGGATGGGTTGAAAACTGGAGTTCGTTTACAAACCTCTCGCAATTTTCACACTGGAAACAACGTGTCACCGGCTATCATTTCGGATTAAGACCCGATAAATGGTACGAACTCGAAGCTAAGAGGAAGAATCTTGAAAACGACAAAGAAGAGCCTCTCCGCCAAATAAAATCCATTCAGTCAGTGAAAGACAAGGCCTACAAAGATGTCTCTCGTGTAGACTTTAACATTGATGCCGAACAATTTCGCTGCGAAATAAATCAGCTCCTGGATCGATGTGAAATTCTTAAAGGAAATGAGAATAGCTACAGGCAAAAAATATCCGAATACAAAACCGAGAAAATCAGGCTTGAAGCACAGATCGAAATCGTAGTACGGACTCACGACGAACTCAGTGAGGACTATAAGTTTTCTACCCAACTCAATGATGAAACTATTGGTTGCCCCACCTGTGGGGCCAACTACTCAAACTCGTTCTCGGAGCGATTCGATATCGCACAAGATACAGAAACCTGTTCGGATTTACTGGCATCACTGCGGGATGATTTAAGGGATATCGAGAAAAAGATCGACGATACAGAGAGTCTATTCGCCCAGACAAAGGAGACACGCGAACAGATTAACTCGCTTCTCTCGCAAAAAAAGGGAGAGGTAAAATTAAAAGACTTGATTGATCTTGAGGGAAAGAAAGCACTCATCACGCATTTGGAAAATGAAGAAGGCGAATATCGCGCCGTTGTAACCGATTATGATGAGCGAATCCAGTCAACAACAGACGAAATGAAAAAATATGACGACCCTGAAAGAAGAAAGGCCATACTCTCACAATACGAGGAAAATCTCAGACGAAACACCAGCAAGCTTGGTGTCCACTCTCTGAGCGACAATGTTTTCACAAATATAAACGCTTCTATTGAAGAAAGTGGAAGTGATCTTCCAAGAGCAATATTGGCTTACTTTTTTACCGCGCTAAGCGCTATCGAAAAGAATGGCAATGCAACATTCTTCCCGATCATAATAGACGCACCAAACCAGCAGGAACAAGACCCCAAGAACCTTCAAAGAATACTTGAATTCGTTCGCGATAACCGGCCTCAAGGACGACAACTGATTATTGGACTGGTGGAAGATGCGAATATCGACTTCGGAGGCAAGGTTTTACTTTTTGATAAGAAATACTCAGTGCTAAACGAAGATGACTACGGCCCCGTTTCCAATGAAATCCGGCAATTTGAGGCTGCAAATCTGGCAGTCGAGTAA
- a CDS encoding dsDNA nuclease domain-containing protein translates to MSSDILKSFAETPVRETSGSMSSNRFDYQKNWSLCELLELHANQDDYLMVFEHHEDVVVFDSQSDPSGVIFYQVKSKKSGNWTVGALTTSKKESPSIIEKLYENYKRFSDIAEVSLIFSSNQPLSAKLRNGDKSIDLGRVSFSCLSDKEKEKIRSAVEPSSQEYCNLHGLSTIETQKSDLRLSDHTSIAKGKLVEFFENLHPESQVHISLVYKTFFDEIRRKTNHEREIGNDSELLRHKAIGRSDFERMIGTVLNRRNDDDLWNDASNVLSTENFHFQQIRRIRQCWQEYIVAKMDSTNEFHAQFSYDVICEISSHDGEDGIKTFGDLAEKIIPALSKKYKNEYDEEYVRSAILYEALRNEPISKTDTKLTEEEK, encoded by the coding sequence ATGAGCAGCGACATCCTCAAATCCTTTGCAGAGACGCCCGTCAGAGAAACCAGCGGCTCAATGTCTTCTAACAGATTCGATTATCAGAAGAACTGGTCGCTATGCGAACTACTTGAATTGCATGCGAACCAAGATGACTACCTTATGGTTTTCGAACACCATGAAGATGTCGTTGTCTTTGATTCCCAAAGTGATCCCTCAGGGGTCATCTTTTACCAGGTAAAATCAAAGAAATCCGGAAACTGGACAGTCGGAGCTCTAACGACCTCTAAAAAGGAAAGTCCATCGATAATTGAAAAACTCTACGAAAACTATAAGCGGTTTTCGGATATCGCGGAAGTCAGTCTGATTTTTTCTTCAAACCAACCTCTATCTGCCAAGCTACGAAACGGAGATAAATCAATCGATCTAGGCCGCGTATCATTTTCCTGCTTGTCCGACAAAGAAAAGGAGAAAATAAGATCGGCAGTAGAGCCCTCCAGCCAGGAATATTGTAACCTGCACGGACTTAGCACCATTGAGACACAGAAAAGCGATCTGAGACTTTCTGATCACACATCCATTGCCAAAGGAAAGCTCGTAGAATTTTTCGAAAACCTGCATCCGGAAAGCCAGGTACATATCTCTCTGGTTTACAAAACATTTTTTGACGAAATCAGAAGAAAAACAAATCATGAAAGAGAAATCGGCAACGATTCCGAACTGCTTCGCCACAAAGCCATAGGGCGCTCTGACTTCGAGCGCATGATAGGTACGGTACTCAATCGCCGAAATGACGACGACCTGTGGAACGATGCCAGCAACGTATTGAGCACGGAGAATTTTCATTTTCAGCAAATAAGAAGAATAAGGCAGTGCTGGCAGGAATATATCGTCGCAAAAATGGATTCCACCAACGAATTCCACGCACAATTTTCATATGACGTTATCTGCGAGATATCTTCCCATGACGGAGAAGACGGCATAAAGACATTCGGGGATCTTGCTGAAAAAATAATTCCCGCTCTTTCCAAGAAATATAAGAACGAATACGATGAAGAATATGTTAGATCAGCAATTTTATACGAGGCATTGAGGAATGAGCCAATATCGAAGACTGATACGAAACTTACGGAAGAAGAAAAATGA
- a CDS encoding IS3 family transposase (programmed frameshift) has product MRTSRYSDSQILAILKQNENGVSVPDLCREHGMSSAQFYKWRAKFGGMDASMMKRLKELEEENKRLKKMYAEERLKAEIRQEALEGKPVTPSRRREMAVAARQRYGISVRMACHFLDISVSSYYYQPKLSTENQLIADWLLRLTTTNKRWGFGLCYLYLRNVKGYSWNHKRVYRIYRELELNLRIKPKRRIKRDKPDALSVPTAPNQVWSIDFMSDSLADGRQLRTFNVLDDYNREGLGIEVDLSLPSLRVIRSLEQIAEWRGLPNAIRLDNGPEYIAQALIDWANSRKITLMYIQPGKPTQNAYIERFNRTVRHEWLDLHLFDSVEQAQNLATEWLWLYNNERPNMAIGGVPPRQLLQAA; this is encoded by the exons ATGCGAACATCAAGATACAGCGACAGCCAGATACTGGCGATTTTGAAACAGAATGAGAACGGTGTTTCCGTTCCAGATCTTTGCCGGGAGCACGGCATGAGCTCAGCCCAGTTCTATAAATGGCGTGCCAAGTTCGGCGGCATGGATGCGTCCATGATGAAACGCCTGAAAGAGCTGGAGGAAGAAAACAAGCGCCTCAAGAAGATGTATGCTGAGGAGCGGCTCAAGGCTGAGATCCGGCAGGAAGCGCTTGAGGGAAAGC CTGTAACGCCATCTCGACGTCGTGAGATGGCGGTCGCGGCAAGACAGCGTTACGGCATTAGCGTGCGGATGGCTTGCCATTTCCTGGATATTAGCGTCTCCAGCTATTACTACCAGCCGAAGCTGTCGACAGAAAACCAGTTGATAGCGGATTGGTTGCTTAGGTTGACGACAACAAATAAGCGCTGGGGCTTTGGCTTGTGCTACCTGTATTTGCGCAATGTGAAAGGCTATAGCTGGAATCACAAGCGTGTGTACAGGATTTACCGAGAGCTTGAGCTGAATTTGCGGATCAAGCCCAAACGACGCATCAAACGCGATAAGCCTGATGCGCTGTCGGTGCCAACGGCGCCGAACCAGGTTTGGTCGATAGATTTTATGAGCGACTCTCTGGCGGATGGTCGGCAGTTACGTACGTTTAACGTGCTCGATGACTATAATCGCGAAGGCTTAGGAATTGAGGTCGATTTGTCCTTGCCCAGCCTTCGAGTGATTCGGAGTCTTGAGCAGATAGCGGAATGGCGAGGTTTGCCAAACGCTATTCGCCTGGACAACGGCCCCGAATATATCGCTCAGGCGCTGATTGATTGGGCCAATAGTCGAAAAATTACGCTGATGTATATCCAGCCAGGTAAGCCGACGCAGAATGCCTATATTGAACGATTCAATCGAACGGTACGCCACGAGTGGCTAGATTTACATCTGTTTGACTCGGTAGAACAGGCACAAAATCTTGCTACGGAATGGCTCTGGCTGTACAACAATGAGCGGCCAAACATGGCCATAGGAGGAGTACCCCCAAGACAACTGCTGCAAGCAGCCTAA